The DNA segment AATTTGAGACCTGAAACAGCCATGAAAATGAGAGCATTAACATCACAATTAGACCAACTTCACAACAGAGAGATACACACATAGAGGCACAGACAACATGGGAGAAAAATACTTGGCTCTTAGTCAGGCCTGTTTGTGATGCCAGCATTAGCTTTTCCGTATCATTTGGATACCTGAAAGAACCATCAAGTATCATAGCCTCATAAAATATGAAATCATTGTGAAGGTAGTAAAACAAATGATGCACTTACGGGTGGAGAAAGTGTTCAAAAAGCCAAGAGCGCAGGATTGTCACAGAAGTCTCAGGCAACCCTCTGATGGGTCTCCATGCTTGCCGTTGGTTTTGGATCATTCCTAGCTGTTGAAGGGACATTCGAGTATGTCTAGTTTCCGAATCAAACAAGTTAAGCTGCGATAACCCCATGCTAATTCTGGGAAACGCCTGCAagaattttctctttgtgatgTTAATTTGAGAGACTATGGCATCTCTCAAGCTGCAGAAATGCTTAGACATGGCTTGCAGAGCTAGTGCAGTGTATTTCTTGGCAGCACCTACACCTGCTATCAACTCAAATGATGATACAACTTCTTCCAGTTGGCTATAGTACTCATCGAATCTGCTATCAACCTGCAAATTGAGAGAGAGGTATTCTGACaagtttcttttgaaaaatctgAAACAATCTAGTTCATAAAATCAAGAATTCAACACTGCATAGACCCACCTCCTCCAAAAGGGAGATAAGCTTTGCAATTTTAACTTGAAGCTCTTGCTTCTCAGCTGATAAGAGTCCATTACTGTACAATTCTGCTTTTAGTTCAGAAGAAAGTCCAAGAGCTCCTAATCTACCTCCACGAGACAACTtcgaaatatatttttcattgctTATGTCAATTGCTTTTCCACTGACATCAACAATTTCATTCAGAAGGGACTGAGCTGGTCTTAAATATATTGAGTTCCGAATAACAGCAGCAAAAGATTCTGTTCCATATGAAGTTGGACAAGTTCGATTTAgtgaggttgaagaagaagCAAATGCACTGCCCATGAAAGAATACCCGTTGCTTACATGTTCCATTCCTGGATTACAGGCTTCCCGTGATTCTTCTCCAGACATTAAGTAACTGGGGCTTAGGAGATCCGAACTTAAGGACCTCTGCCTGTATTGCACAGAAGGAACAAGCACGTGAGAGCCCAGAGAAAGTGACAGCCTCTGGGCTTGGTGATTGGTCTCATTTGCTGCTCCAAGAAGATCCATGAAATGTCGGGTGTGGCTGATCTCAGATTCCTCCCCAACTGTAGAAGCTTGAACAAGATCTATTGATCTAGACATTCTTTCCCCAAGAGATTGGATGCTGGGAAATACACCAAAGGAATGAGGGAGTGTGTGATCGCGGCCTCTTAATGAAGACCCATATGCATCAAAGGGCTGGTGGAAATGGTTTTGATCGGTAATGGAGTCTGAGAGAGTGAATGAGTGCACGCTACTTAGAGCTGGATTTGGAGGCGAGTCTTGTGAAGTCATGTTAACCTCAACTGGAAGCTTAAAAGCTATAATAGATTTGCTATGAAGTACTGCAGCA comes from the Carya illinoinensis cultivar Pawnee chromosome 8, C.illinoinensisPawnee_v1, whole genome shotgun sequence genome and includes:
- the LOC122274181 gene encoding BEL1-like homeodomain protein 11 isoform X1, giving the protein MKLESLILSRLKCNFSIKAWQSELAAVLHSKSIIAFKLPVEVNMTSQDSPPNPALSSVHSFTLSDSITDQNHFHQPFDAYGSSLRGRDHTLPHSFGVFPSIQSLGERMSRSIDLVQASTVGEESEISHTRHFMDLLGAANETNHQAQRLSLSLGSHVLVPSVQYRQRSLSSDLLSPSYLMSGEESREACNPGMEHVSNGYSFMGSAFASSSTSLNRTCPTSYGTESFAAVIRNSIYLRPAQSLLNEIVDVSGKAIDISNEKYISKLSRGGRLGALGLSSELKAELYSNGLLSAEKQELQVKIAKLISLLEEVDSRFDEYYSQLEEVVSSFELIAGVGAAKKYTALALQAMSKHFCSLRDAIVSQINITKRKFLQAFPRISMGLSQLNLFDSETRHTRMSLQQLGMIQNQRQAWRPIRGLPETSVTILRSWLFEHFLHPYPNDTEKLMLASQTGLTKSQVSNWFINARVRLWKPMIEEMYKEEFGDSAEDLNPLASNSMMREDFTDHAED
- the LOC122274181 gene encoding BEL1-like homeodomain protein 11 isoform X2, whose translation is MTSQDSPPNPALSSVHSFTLSDSITDQNHFHQPFDAYGSSLRGRDHTLPHSFGVFPSIQSLGERMSRSIDLVQASTVGEESEISHTRHFMDLLGAANETNHQAQRLSLSLGSHVLVPSVQYRQRSLSSDLLSPSYLMSGEESREACNPGMEHVSNGYSFMGSAFASSSTSLNRTCPTSYGTESFAAVIRNSIYLRPAQSLLNEIVDVSGKAIDISNEKYISKLSRGGRLGALGLSSELKAELYSNGLLSAEKQELQVKIAKLISLLEEVDSRFDEYYSQLEEVVSSFELIAGVGAAKKYTALALQAMSKHFCSLRDAIVSQINITKRKFLQAFPRISMGLSQLNLFDSETRHTRMSLQQLGMIQNQRQAWRPIRGLPETSVTILRSWLFEHFLHPYPNDTEKLMLASQTGLTKSQVSNWFINARVRLWKPMIEEMYKEEFGDSAEDLNPLASNSMMREDFTDHAED